One window from the genome of Anopheles coluzzii chromosome X, AcolN3, whole genome shotgun sequence encodes:
- the LOC120953190 gene encoding rab11 family-interacting protein 1 — MWSPTHIQVTVQRAKGLLIKGKGGTNNCFVIIALGKEKYQTSIKQKAPDSVMWNEECELQIPTQGNQAQLVLTALHHNSVGMDEFLGRVVLPLNEMEVYERPRARWYKLESKDREKKKEKDRGELEVRISFTVKAGSLTDLSKKEKSKSSISNLASSVGGSLLSIGAIEKRKGLKKIAKSIGSKMHISGIGKKEGRRKDERDGGGGGDDSSMYSGSYSSLAGVGGAGSATPSTASLHLSSGGRQSKQTFGDADPGVISEDEDEFVLDNLSHKSSNGSLNLRASAPAATMTTTAAAAAAPFTTPNTSTTDWSMRERDESVAGETPAGEKVDEWEQKLYGKHLDIGNTDSLKRRSWESSRVMLSARREEVDQPEQEQEQQQQQQGSVEPAKGRSVTAPTSPELEGKANRGSVAAPAAAVPKALPRAGSQASVGRQSPAPADGKPEKESFTKKLKHFVKEHRGGGHRADSLENLSSTAGGAMMAGGHKKHHGSKQHGSGGTADQRIIIGGENGEQIAAAAAAAAASQRQSKLAQVSPETLAKYEGKSREEVIKIAHTLETEVHYQKQKVKELEDYLDSLLLKVMECHPKILQNPYQKAAPTKSG, encoded by the exons ATGTGGAGCCCGACGCACATTCAAGTGACAG tgCAACGCGCCAAAGGGCTGCTGATCAAGGGCAAGGGCGGCACGAACAACTGCTTCGTCATCATCGCGCTCGGCAAGGAGAAGTACCAAACCTCGATCAAACAGAAGGCGCCCGACTCGGTGATGTGGAATGAGGAATGCGAGCT GCAAATCCCGACGCAGGGCAACCAGGCCCAGCTGGTGCTGACCGCGCTGCACCACAACAGCGTCGGCATGGACGAGTTTCTCGGGCGCGTCGTGCTGCCGCTGAACGAGATGGAGGTGTACGAGCGGCCGCGCGCCCGCTGGTACAAGCTCGAGAGCAAGGACcgggagaagaagaaggagaaggaccGGGGCGAGCTGGAGGTGCGCATCTCGTTCACGGTGAAGGCGGGCTCGCTGACCGACCTGAGCAAGAAGGAGAAGAGCAAGAGCTCGATCAGCAATCTCGCGTCGAGCGTGGGCGGCTCGCTGCTCAGCATCGGCGCGATCGAGAAGCGGAAAGGGCTGAAGAAGATCGCGAAATCGATCGGCTCGAAGATGCACATCTCGGGCATCGGCAAGAAGGAGGGCCGCAGAAAGGACGAGCGggacggtggcggcggcggggACGATTCTTCCATGTACAGCGGCAGCTACTCGAGCCTGGCGGGCGTGGGCGGTGCCGGCAGTGCGACACCGTCGACCGCCTCGCTGCATCTGTCGTCGGGCGGGCGGCAGTCGAAGCAAACGTTCGGCGATGCGGACCCGGGCGTCATCAGCGAGGACGAAGACGAGTTCGTGCTGGACAACTTGTCGCACAAGAGCTCGAACGGGTCGCTGAATCTGCGGGCAAGCGCGCCGGCAGCGACGATGACGAccacggcggcggcggcggcggccccgTTTACAACGCccaacaccagcaccaccgacTGGTCGATGCGGGAGCGGGATGAGAGTGTGGCGGGCGAGACGCCGGCAGGCGAGAAGGTGGACGAGTGGGAGCAGAAGCTGTACGGGAAGCATCTCGACATTGGCAACACCGACTCGCTGAAGCGGCGCAGCTGGGAAAGCTCGCGCGTCATGCTGTCGGCCCGCCGGGAGGAGGTGGACCAGCcggagcaggagcaggagcagcagcagcagcagcaggggagCGTCGAGCCGGCGAAGGGCCGCTCGGTGACGGCACCGACCTCGCCCGAGCTGGAGGGCAAAGCGAACCGTGGCAGCGTGGCAGCGCCGGCGGCCGCCGTGCCGAAAGCGCTGCCCCGGGCCGGTTCGCAGGCGAGCGTGGGCCGGCAGTCGCCCGCGCCCGCGGACGGCAAGCCGGAGAAGGAGAGCTTCACCAAGAAGCTGAAACACTTCGTGAAGGAGCACCGGGGCGGCGGCCATCGGGCCGACTCGCTCGAGAATCTGTCGTCGACGGCGGGCGGTGCGATGATGGCGGGCGGCCACAAGAAGCACCACGGGTCGAAGCAGCACGGGTCGGGCGGCACCGCCGACCAGCGCATCATCATCGGGGGCGAGAACGGGGAGCAGatagcggcggcggcggccgctgccgccgcctcCCAGCGCCAGTCCAAGCTGGCCCAGGTGTCGCCGGAAACGCTCGCCAAGTACGAGGGCAAGTCGCGCGAGGAGGTGATCAAGATTGCGCACACGCTCGAGACGGAGGTGCACTACCAGAAGCAGAAGGTGAAGGAGCTCGAGGACTACCTCGACAGTCTGCTGCTGAAGGTGATGGAGTGCCACCCGAAGATACTGCAGAACCCGTACCAGAAGGCGGCACCGACGAAAAG CGGATGA
- the LOC120947696 gene encoding protein shifted-like isoform X2 — translation MIDTATGQAHQQALLLLVALVCTLLLPVVQTRQEYYYTYQDPYEDDLSLWINEQQVKIFSGVAMKIYAIDNGRVSPHIRDPNFSQYLPVIPSEVSSVNFTWKAGSKKYYYNFDRLMSVDESILKPPTISIKTSGRVPKNAKEFSVILPCSGNVSGIAMFSIGLLIQTRKGKPVPGTPLRIKLRKECAHRGPDPECDKKCANKGVCNEDKICQCPEGYMGQYCQTALCYPQCMNGGNCTAPGTCSCPPGYQGRHCEGGICAEKCQNGGKCIQKDKCECTKGYYGLRCEYSKCVIPCLHDGKCRGVNKCRCKPGLSGDHCQIGRRQRSTCKRPCKHGLCQPNHTCACDSGWYGRLCNQREKKRRNTNGAGGGGDTGGGGGGPARLPKK, via the exons ATGATTGACACAGCGACCGGTCAGGCGCATCAGcaggcgctgctgctgctggtcgcgCTGGTctgcacgctgctgctgccggtggtgcAGACACGCCAGGAGTACTACTACACCTACCAGGACCCGTACGAGGACGACCTGTCGCTCTGGATCAACGAGCAGCAGGTGAAGATCTTCAGCGGCGTCGCGATGAAGATCTACGCGATCGACAACGGGCGGGTGTCGCCGCACATACGCGACCCGAACTTCAGCCAGTATCTGCCGGTCATCCCGTCCGAGGTGAGCAGCGTCAACTTCACGTGGAAGGCGGGCTCGAAGAAGTACTACTACAACTTCGACCGGCTGATGTCGGTGGACGAGAGCATCCTCAAGCCACCGACAATCTCGATCAAAACGTCCGGGCGCGTGCCGAAGAACGCCAAGG AGTTCAGTGTGATCCTGCCATGCTCCGGTAATGTATCGGGCATCGCAATGTTCAGCATTGGACTCCTGATCCAAACGCGGAAAGGCAAACCGGTCCCCGGCACGCCTCTCCGCATCAAACTACGTAAGGAATGTGCACATAGAG GACCCGACCCGGAGTGTGACAAGAAGTGTGCAAACAAGGGCGTCTGCAACGAGGACAAGATCTGCCAGTGTCCGGAGGGCTACATGGGCCAGTACTGCCAGACGGCGCTCTGCTACCCGCAGTGCATGAACGGCGGCAACTGTACCGCACCGGGCACCTGCTCCTGTCCGCCCGGCTACCAGGGCCGGCACTGCGAGGGAG GCATCTGTGCCGAAAAGTGTCAGAACGGGGGcaaatgcatccagaaggacaaGTGCGAATGCACCAAGGGCTACTACGGGCTGCGCTGCGAGTACT CGAAGTGCGTCATACCGTGCCTGCACGATGGCAAGTGCCGGGGAGTGAACAAGTGCCGGTGCAAGCCGGGCCTGAGCGGTGACCACTGCCAGATCGGGCGCCGGCAGCGCTCGACCTGCAAGCGACCGTGCAAGCATGGACTCTGCCAGCCCAACCATACGTGCGCCTGCGACAGTGGCTGGTACGGGCGGCTGTGCAATCAGC GCGAAAAGAAGCGCCGCAACACCAACGgagccggcggtggtggtgatacgGGCGGTGGCGGGGGTGGTCCAGCAAGACTTCCAAAGAAATAG
- the LOC120947696 gene encoding protein shifted-like isoform X1: protein MIDTATGQAHQQALLLLVALVCTLLLPVVQTRQEYYYTYQDPYEDDLSLWINEQQVKIFSGVAMKIYAIDNGRVSPHIRDPNFSQYLPVIPSEVSSVNFTWKAGSKKYYYNFDRLMSVDESILKPPTISIKTSGRVPKNAKEFSVILPCSGNVSGIAMFSIGLLIQTRKGKPVPGTPLRIKLRKECAHRGVYERSSTLTSSSQGPDPECDKKCANKGVCNEDKICQCPEGYMGQYCQTALCYPQCMNGGNCTAPGTCSCPPGYQGRHCEGGICAEKCQNGGKCIQKDKCECTKGYYGLRCEYSKCVIPCLHDGKCRGVNKCRCKPGLSGDHCQIGRRQRSTCKRPCKHGLCQPNHTCACDSGWYGRLCNQREKKRRNTNGAGGGGDTGGGGGGPARLPKK from the exons ATGATTGACACAGCGACCGGTCAGGCGCATCAGcaggcgctgctgctgctggtcgcgCTGGTctgcacgctgctgctgccggtggtgcAGACACGCCAGGAGTACTACTACACCTACCAGGACCCGTACGAGGACGACCTGTCGCTCTGGATCAACGAGCAGCAGGTGAAGATCTTCAGCGGCGTCGCGATGAAGATCTACGCGATCGACAACGGGCGGGTGTCGCCGCACATACGCGACCCGAACTTCAGCCAGTATCTGCCGGTCATCCCGTCCGAGGTGAGCAGCGTCAACTTCACGTGGAAGGCGGGCTCGAAGAAGTACTACTACAACTTCGACCGGCTGATGTCGGTGGACGAGAGCATCCTCAAGCCACCGACAATCTCGATCAAAACGTCCGGGCGCGTGCCGAAGAACGCCAAGG AGTTCAGTGTGATCCTGCCATGCTCCGGTAATGTATCGGGCATCGCAATGTTCAGCATTGGACTCCTGATCCAAACGCGGAAAGGCAAACCGGTCCCCGGCACGCCTCTCCGCATCAAACTACGTAAGGAATGTGCACATAGAGGTGTGTATGAAAGATCTTCTACTCTAACATCTTCTTCGCAAG GACCCGACCCGGAGTGTGACAAGAAGTGTGCAAACAAGGGCGTCTGCAACGAGGACAAGATCTGCCAGTGTCCGGAGGGCTACATGGGCCAGTACTGCCAGACGGCGCTCTGCTACCCGCAGTGCATGAACGGCGGCAACTGTACCGCACCGGGCACCTGCTCCTGTCCGCCCGGCTACCAGGGCCGGCACTGCGAGGGAG GCATCTGTGCCGAAAAGTGTCAGAACGGGGGcaaatgcatccagaaggacaaGTGCGAATGCACCAAGGGCTACTACGGGCTGCGCTGCGAGTACT CGAAGTGCGTCATACCGTGCCTGCACGATGGCAAGTGCCGGGGAGTGAACAAGTGCCGGTGCAAGCCGGGCCTGAGCGGTGACCACTGCCAGATCGGGCGCCGGCAGCGCTCGACCTGCAAGCGACCGTGCAAGCATGGACTCTGCCAGCCCAACCATACGTGCGCCTGCGACAGTGGCTGGTACGGGCGGCTGTGCAATCAGC GCGAAAAGAAGCGCCGCAACACCAACGgagccggcggtggtggtgatacgGGCGGTGGCGGGGGTGGTCCAGCAAGACTTCCAAAGAAATAG
- the LOC120947975 gene encoding 5-demethoxyubiquinone hydroxylase, mitochondrial produces the protein MLQITRGVHTGRELLAQRCSKLVDSVIRVDHAGELGANQIYRGQMAILGHTKAGKTIQHMWEQEKAHKEEFDRLINKYRVRPTALLPFWNVAGFALGAGTALLGEKAAMACTVAVESVIVEHYNDQLRKLMDDPTFTDKELLDKIQRFRDEEQEHHDTGLEHGAEQAPFYRALTDVIKFGCRTAIKIAEKV, from the exons ATGTTGCAAATCACGCGAGGTGTTCATACCGGCCGCGAACTGCTGGCCCAGCGCTGCTCGAAGCTGGTCGACAGCGTGATCCGTGTGGACCATGCCGGTGAGCTGGGAGCGAACCAAATCTACCGCGGACAGATGGCCATCCTTG GACACACCAAGGCGGGCAAAACGATCCAGCACATGTGGGAGCAGGAGAAGGCGCACAAGGAAGAGTTCGACCGGCTGATCAACAAGTACCGGGTGCGCCCGACCGCCCTGCTGCCGTTCTGGAATGTGGCCGGCTTTGCGCTCGGCGCCGGTACCGCGCTGCTCGGCGAGAAGGCCGCCATGGCGTGCACGGTCGCGGTCGAGTCCGTGATTGTCGAGCACTACAACGACCAGCTGCGCAAGCTGATGGACGATCCGACCTTCACCGACAAGGAGCTGCTCGACAAGATCCAGCGCTTCCGGGACGAGGAGCAGGAACATCACGACACCGGGCTGGAGCACGGGGCGGAACAGGCCCCGTTCTACCGCGCCCTCACGGACGTGATCAAGTTCGGATGCCGCACCGCGATCAAGATTGCGGAAAAGGTGTAA